A window from Acidobacteriota bacterium encodes these proteins:
- a CDS encoding class I SAM-dependent methyltransferase, which produces MVPLPVVLWHEARARTSPIRRPEPAEAMDDAEQVRSYVQAYAWGGPTSALQLHHLRELSSIIRPGDVVVDLACGPGPLLLELAPFYRDVTFIGADLSSSMLRELSRQAEGHGLSNVSTLEEDIRRLPSLPNASVDVVISTSALHHLPDEDSLRQVFRRVRSVLKPGGAFYLFDFALLRSEAARRLFVADVARLAPPLTARDYDLSLQAAFPLPLVREFAAAELPRPFTFARSRLLDFFYFVQTPSRVAPAAELQAYIDRRWRGLSLAMKGEHVTLRAMRGSRHFT; this is translated from the coding sequence ATGGTGCCGTTGCCGGTGGTTCTCTGGCACGAAGCGCGGGCGCGCACCTCGCCCATCCGGCGCCCGGAGCCGGCCGAGGCGATGGACGACGCCGAGCAGGTGCGGTCCTACGTCCAGGCGTACGCGTGGGGCGGGCCGACGTCGGCGCTCCAACTCCACCACCTGCGCGAGCTGTCCTCCATCATCCGGCCCGGCGACGTCGTCGTCGACCTCGCGTGCGGGCCGGGACCGCTGCTGCTCGAGCTGGCGCCGTTCTATCGCGACGTGACGTTCATCGGCGCCGACCTGTCGAGCTCGATGCTCCGCGAGCTGTCGAGGCAGGCGGAAGGGCACGGGCTGTCGAACGTCTCGACGCTCGAGGAGGACATCCGCCGGCTGCCGTCGCTGCCGAACGCGTCCGTGGACGTCGTGATCTCGACGTCCGCGCTGCACCATCTGCCGGACGAGGATTCCCTGCGGCAGGTGTTCCGGCGGGTCCGGTCGGTGCTCAAGCCCGGCGGCGCGTTCTACCTCTTCGACTTCGCGCTGCTGCGATCGGAAGCGGCGCGCAGGCTCTTCGTCGCGGACGTCGCGCGGCTCGCCCCGCCGCTCACCGCTCGTGATTACGACCTCTCACTACAGGCGGCGTTCCCGCTCCCGCTCGTTCGCGAGTTCGCCGCGGCAGAGCTGCCGCGGCCGTTCACCTTCGCACGCAGCCGTCTGCTCGACTTCTTCTATTTCGTGCAGACGCCGAGTCGCGTGGCGCCGGCCGCCGAGCTGCAGGCGTACATCGACCGGCGCTGGAGAGGACTGAGCCTCGCGATGAAGGGCGAGCACGTCACGCTGCGCGCCATGCGAGGCAGCCGGCACTTCACCTAG
- a CDS encoding class I SAM-dependent methyltransferase → MAVTKSRDEIAAAYSSPPWWYDLRGFFILTFAYNSTLGTQLRLFGPNIGREHLEVACGTGTLLELILRWRRWKRLPAAHVVGVDYADSMLAGATARFARQPDVELRRADAAAMPFADRTFDTANCANAIHCLPDVDGALREIARVLKPGGTLAINVLLHPRGVWPFGAIARRLNAWGQRKGILVRPYAADEVRRALSAAGLETISERIHGNCMDVTARKPA, encoded by the coding sequence GTGGCTGTCACGAAATCCCGGGACGAGATCGCCGCGGCCTACAGCTCGCCGCCGTGGTGGTACGACCTGCGCGGGTTCTTCATCCTCACGTTCGCCTACAACAGCACGCTCGGCACGCAGCTCCGGCTCTTCGGTCCGAACATCGGCCGAGAGCACCTCGAGGTCGCGTGCGGGACGGGCACGCTGCTCGAGCTGATCCTGCGATGGCGGCGCTGGAAGCGTCTGCCCGCGGCACACGTGGTTGGCGTCGACTACGCCGACTCCATGCTCGCGGGCGCCACGGCGCGCTTCGCGCGGCAGCCGGACGTCGAACTGCGTCGTGCCGACGCCGCGGCGATGCCGTTCGCCGACCGGACGTTCGACACCGCGAACTGCGCCAACGCCATCCACTGCCTGCCGGACGTGGACGGCGCGCTTCGCGAGATCGCGCGCGTGCTGAAGCCGGGCGGCACGCTGGCCATCAACGTCCTGCTGCACCCGCGTGGCGTGTGGCCGTTCGGTGCCATCGCGCGCCGGCTGAATGCCTGGGGGCAACGCAAGGGAATCCTCGTCAGGCCGTACGCGGCCGATGAAGTGCGGCGAGCGCTCTCCGCCGCCGGCCTCGAGACCATCTCGGAGCGCATTCACGGCAACTGCATGGACGTCACCGCGCGCAAGCCGGCGTAA
- a CDS encoding ThiF family adenylyltransferase yields MIPFDYRTAFSRNIGWVTSAEQQQLREKRVAIAGLGGVGGFHLLTLARLGVERFRIADPDEFELANFNRQAGALMSTIGRSKADVLAAMARDINPDCDIDVFPGGVGPDTLPQFFEAADLYVDGLDAFAFAAREAVFAYCAARRIPAITVAPLGMSAALLAFVPGGMTFEDYFQLSGCSDEEKAIRFLVGLAPGLLHRSYLVDPSAVNLRERRGPSTVIACQLCAGVAAAEALKLLLGRGKVWSAPHGVQIDAYRNRLRRTWRPGGNRHPLNRAAIAIAKRQFGL; encoded by the coding sequence ATGATCCCGTTCGACTACAGGACCGCCTTCTCGCGCAACATCGGGTGGGTCACGTCTGCCGAGCAGCAGCAGTTGCGTGAGAAGCGCGTCGCCATCGCCGGGCTCGGCGGCGTGGGCGGCTTCCATCTCCTGACGCTGGCTCGCCTGGGTGTCGAGCGCTTTCGCATCGCCGATCCCGACGAGTTCGAGCTCGCCAACTTCAACCGGCAGGCCGGCGCCTTGATGTCGACGATCGGCCGCTCCAAGGCCGACGTCCTCGCCGCCATGGCGCGCGACATCAACCCCGACTGCGACATCGACGTGTTCCCCGGTGGTGTCGGCCCCGACACCTTGCCGCAGTTCTTCGAAGCCGCCGATCTGTACGTCGACGGGCTCGACGCCTTCGCCTTCGCGGCGCGCGAAGCGGTCTTCGCGTACTGCGCGGCGCGCCGAATCCCAGCCATCACGGTCGCGCCGCTCGGCATGAGCGCGGCGCTGCTCGCGTTCGTCCCCGGCGGCATGACGTTCGAGGACTACTTCCAGTTGTCTGGATGCTCCGACGAGGAGAAGGCCATCCGGTTCCTGGTGGGCCTCGCACCCGGGCTGCTGCACCGCTCCTACCTCGTCGATCCCTCGGCGGTGAACCTGCGCGAGCGGCGAGGTCCGTCGACCGTGATTGCCTGCCAGCTCTGCGCGGGCGTGGCCGCGGCCGAGGCATTGAAGCTGCTGCTCGGGCGCGGCAAGGTGTGGTCGGCACCGCACGGCGTTCAGATCGACGCCTACCGCAACCGCCTGCGCCGCACGTGGCGCCCGGGCGGCAACCGTCATCCGCTGAATCGTGCCGCCATCGCGATCGCCAAGCGGCAGTTCGGACTCTGA
- a CDS encoding OmpH family outer membrane protein: MRTLVLLLGLLPVVSTANAAQAPAPLRIAVVSSQRISAESAPGKAAVAKVQALQQQRNADLRTRQQAIEALRQRIAQAPDAGALAPLLREEQQQRAEFERSAAQAQVDVQALQRQLNADLGRVVRTVLEELAKARGVDVVLNLETAVVWVGPSLDLTNAVIERLNAPAAQ; the protein is encoded by the coding sequence ATGCGGACGCTCGTTCTCCTTCTCGGGCTCCTGCCCGTTGTGTCCACCGCCAACGCCGCACAGGCGCCGGCGCCGTTGCGCATCGCCGTGGTCAGCAGCCAGCGGATCTCGGCCGAGTCGGCGCCCGGCAAGGCGGCCGTCGCGAAGGTCCAGGCGCTGCAGCAGCAGCGGAACGCCGACCTGCGCACGCGGCAGCAGGCCATCGAGGCCTTGCGGCAGCGGATTGCCCAGGCACCCGACGCCGGCGCGCTGGCTCCGTTGCTTCGCGAAGAGCAGCAGCAGCGCGCGGAGTTCGAACGCTCGGCCGCCCAGGCCCAAGTGGACGTCCAGGCGCTCCAACGTCAGCTCAACGCCGATCTGGGCCGGGTCGTCAGGACGGTGCTGGAGGAGCTCGCGAAGGCACGCGGCGTCGACGTCGTGCTCAACCTCGAGACCGCCGTCGTCTGGGTGGGTCCCTCGCTGGACCTCACGAACGCCGTCATCGAACGTCTCAACGCGCCGGCCGCCCAATAA
- a CDS encoding tetratricopeptide repeat protein, with product MNVRTRLSATGLCVVLALAGWACSKDPEVAKREFVQSGDRFFAEGKYNEAIIQYRNAITQDPRFGEARLKLGDTYVQTRDAAGMLREYARAADLLPDNVDAQMKAAEVLLLARRYEDAIARAQQALVKQPGMVEAQILRANALARMNKLEDALAEVESAIKSDPDRAESYASLGAVQMLRDDQTRAEAAFRQALTTNPKDERVHLAFANFLWATGRRPEAETELNVARQLNPKSLTANRLLAFLKIASRKPAEAEQYLKVVADNEPNGEGKLRLADYYVLLRRVPDARRVLEDVEANHKTSASNATLRLAALGFEQDRAAAMKLVDTVLAAEPGNAMAHVAKGQMLVAMGRADEALRSAETAVKYDPRLIEAQLLAARLYDDRGMEAQAIAAFTAALDRNPRLAAAHFGLARAHLKSGRIKEAEQFAHNAIGIIPGYPDAHLLLAHVQLSRGDVAKADPVIRAIAKAYPGSALAQTELGVLEAKRNNRAAARQAFDRALKADASYLDALGGIVALDFADGKPEAAKATIDAALGRRPDDVRLLLLAARTATARQDVGTAERYLTRAVEVAPSSLDAYEELGQFYVRQRRLPEATAQFQKLVETQPQAVGPQTALGTLLYLQGKAGDARSKFEQVVAMDPRAAVAANNLAWMYTQSNENLDMALQLAKAAKAELPNRPEINDTLGFAYYKKGQHSMAVDTFQEAIKANPKNALYHYHLGLAYDALGQKEKARAALEESLRLDGTSPAAAPVRQALAAL from the coding sequence GTGAACGTTCGAACCCGATTGTCTGCCACCGGACTGTGCGTCGTGCTCGCCCTTGCCGGCTGGGCGTGCTCCAAGGATCCGGAGGTCGCCAAGCGCGAGTTCGTTCAGAGCGGCGACAGGTTCTTCGCGGAAGGCAAGTACAACGAAGCGATCATCCAGTACCGCAACGCCATCACCCAGGATCCGCGCTTCGGCGAAGCCCGCTTGAAGCTCGGCGATACGTACGTGCAGACGCGAGACGCCGCGGGCATGTTGCGGGAGTACGCGCGCGCGGCGGACCTCTTGCCCGACAACGTCGATGCGCAGATGAAAGCGGCGGAAGTGCTGTTGCTGGCGCGCCGCTACGAGGACGCGATTGCCCGCGCGCAGCAGGCGCTCGTCAAGCAGCCCGGAATGGTCGAGGCGCAGATTCTGCGCGCCAATGCGCTCGCCCGCATGAACAAGCTCGAAGACGCGCTGGCCGAGGTCGAGAGCGCGATCAAGAGCGATCCCGATCGCGCCGAGTCCTATGCGAGCCTCGGCGCCGTCCAGATGCTCCGCGACGATCAGACCAGGGCGGAAGCCGCATTCCGGCAGGCGCTCACCACGAACCCCAAGGATGAGCGTGTCCATCTGGCGTTCGCGAACTTCCTCTGGGCCACCGGCCGCCGTCCCGAAGCGGAGACGGAGCTGAACGTCGCCCGGCAACTGAACCCGAAGAGCCTCACCGCCAACCGGCTGCTCGCCTTCCTCAAGATTGCGTCCCGCAAGCCCGCCGAGGCGGAGCAATACCTCAAGGTCGTCGCGGACAACGAGCCGAACGGCGAGGGCAAGCTTCGGCTGGCGGACTACTACGTGCTGCTGCGCCGGGTGCCCGATGCCAGACGCGTCCTCGAGGACGTCGAGGCCAACCACAAGACCAGCGCCAGCAACGCGACCTTGCGTCTCGCCGCGCTCGGTTTCGAGCAGGATCGCGCGGCCGCCATGAAGCTGGTGGACACCGTCCTCGCCGCTGAGCCTGGCAACGCCATGGCCCACGTCGCCAAAGGTCAGATGCTCGTCGCGATGGGGCGCGCAGACGAAGCCCTGCGTTCCGCCGAGACGGCCGTGAAGTACGACCCACGGCTCATCGAGGCGCAGTTGCTGGCGGCTCGTCTGTACGACGATCGCGGCATGGAAGCTCAGGCCATCGCGGCGTTCACCGCGGCGCTCGACCGGAACCCGCGTCTGGCCGCGGCGCACTTCGGCCTCGCTCGCGCGCACTTGAAATCGGGCCGCATCAAGGAAGCCGAGCAATTCGCTCACAACGCCATCGGCATCATTCCCGGCTATCCGGACGCGCATCTGCTGCTCGCCCACGTCCAGTTGTCACGCGGCGACGTCGCGAAGGCCGACCCGGTCATCCGGGCAATCGCGAAGGCGTATCCCGGCTCAGCGCTGGCGCAAACTGAACTCGGCGTTTTGGAAGCCAAACGCAACAACAGGGCGGCGGCACGGCAGGCCTTCGACCGTGCCTTGAAGGCCGACGCTTCGTATCTGGATGCGTTGGGCGGCATCGTCGCGCTGGATTTCGCCGACGGAAAGCCCGAAGCGGCCAAAGCCACGATCGATGCAGCGCTCGGCCGGCGGCCAGACGATGTGCGGCTGCTGCTGCTGGCAGCGCGAACGGCGACCGCACGACAGGACGTGGGAACCGCGGAGCGCTACCTGACGCGGGCCGTCGAGGTGGCGCCGTCCAGCCTCGACGCGTACGAGGAGCTGGGGCAGTTCTACGTGCGGCAGCGTCGTCTACCGGAGGCGACCGCCCAGTTCCAGAAGCTGGTGGAGACCCAGCCGCAGGCCGTCGGCCCGCAGACGGCCCTCGGGACGCTGCTCTACCTCCAAGGGAAAGCGGGCGACGCGAGGAGCAAGTTCGAACAGGTCGTCGCGATGGATCCGCGCGCGGCGGTCGCCGCGAACAACCTGGCGTGGATGTACACGCAGAGCAACGAGAACCTCGACATGGCGCTGCAGCTCGCCAAGGCGGCGAAGGCCGAGCTGCCGAATCGTCCTGAGATCAACGACACGCTGGGCTTCGCGTACTACAAGAAGGGCCAGCACTCGATGGCGGTCGACACGTTCCAGGAGGCCATCAAGGCCAACCCGAAGAACGCGCTCTATCACTACCATCTCGGCTTGGCCTACGACGCGCTCGGACAGAAGGAGAAGGCGCGCGCCGCGCTGGAGGAGTCGCTCAGGCTCGACGGGACGTCTCCGGCGGCCGCGCCGGTCCGTCAGGCGCTGGCGGCGCTCTGA
- a CDS encoding Gfo/Idh/MocA family oxidoreductase has translation MAASTQDVAGSVDVNAPRTGSGPTPLRLAVVGCGAVAKANLLPVLAGHDAVRLAVLVDRDLGRARELASSYGIGRTATDLDAVVDDVDAVVLATPPAHHAPATQALAARGKHVFVEKPMAVTLADADAMVAAADRHGVALAVGLYRRVLPAVRLMRALLERGEYGRPVAIDAEEGGPYGWQLASLDGLTKAAGGGGVLIDIGSHVIDVVLHMVPGTPRLARFEDNARGGIETDCVAHVDLATGGGTIPWRLELSRTRELRGSIRIRCERATLELLRGNFTEVLVHPNDGDADSPFRITASWKGQVPYIGYQAFRDELDDWIGAVQQGTSPLLSGRSVLPVVGLIEQCYATRRPIEEPWTDEGLHPEQRPARTSKRGRVLVTGAGGFLGARTVELLRERHGWDVVALVREPKSAARLVQWPQQIRLGDVCSRADMDRALEGCDAVVHCAVGTSWKPEETRRVTVDGTRVVAEAALAAGVSRFVHISTMFVHRRDRGDVVDESTPLEPPIADRYAQNKLAAEQALAQVASRGLSTVILRPARIYGPFSKTFTVRPLQAIADGTFAIRGNPEVPANMVYVDNVVHAVACALDAPAAANGGAFLVSEPDQLSLEAFYAYFAAAAGRPIRVVPEQPGVTRPAPTLMGRWIGGLKTIALAPEVRALVHRVMDTDPVGTLPRRLWEASPAMQARLLKLFRVDAAVTYRPAPSAGAADLLYYGDPGLVSAARAERDLKYAAAVPPARAMALTLDWAMYARLLTRGTTTT, from the coding sequence GTGGCGGCCAGCACGCAGGATGTGGCCGGCAGCGTCGACGTGAACGCTCCGCGCACCGGCAGCGGCCCCACGCCGCTCCGGCTCGCCGTCGTCGGCTGCGGCGCCGTCGCGAAAGCCAACCTGCTCCCGGTCCTGGCCGGCCACGACGCCGTGCGCCTGGCCGTGCTGGTCGATCGCGACCTCGGGCGCGCGCGCGAGCTCGCGTCCTCGTACGGCATCGGCCGCACCGCCACCGATCTCGACGCGGTCGTCGACGACGTCGATGCGGTGGTGCTGGCGACGCCGCCGGCGCACCATGCTCCCGCGACGCAGGCGCTCGCCGCGCGCGGCAAGCACGTGTTCGTCGAGAAGCCGATGGCCGTCACGCTGGCCGACGCCGACGCGATGGTCGCGGCGGCCGACCGGCACGGCGTCGCGCTCGCGGTGGGTCTCTATCGACGCGTGCTCCCTGCCGTGCGCCTGATGCGCGCGTTGCTCGAGCGCGGCGAGTACGGCCGGCCGGTCGCCATCGACGCCGAAGAAGGCGGCCCGTACGGCTGGCAGCTCGCCTCGCTCGACGGCCTGACGAAAGCAGCCGGCGGCGGCGGCGTGCTGATCGACATCGGCTCGCACGTCATCGACGTGGTGCTCCACATGGTGCCCGGCACGCCGCGCCTCGCGCGCTTCGAGGACAACGCGCGCGGCGGCATCGAGACCGACTGCGTCGCGCACGTGGATCTCGCGACAGGCGGCGGCACGATCCCGTGGCGGCTCGAGCTGAGCCGCACGCGCGAGCTGCGCGGCAGCATCAGGATCCGCTGCGAGCGTGCCACGCTGGAGCTCCTGCGCGGCAACTTCACGGAGGTGCTCGTCCATCCGAACGACGGCGACGCCGACTCGCCCTTCCGGATCACCGCGAGCTGGAAGGGCCAGGTGCCTTACATCGGCTACCAGGCGTTCCGCGACGAGCTCGACGACTGGATCGGGGCGGTGCAGCAGGGAACGTCGCCGCTGCTCTCCGGACGGTCGGTGCTCCCCGTGGTGGGGCTCATCGAGCAGTGCTACGCGACACGCCGGCCGATCGAGGAGCCGTGGACGGACGAAGGGCTCCATCCTGAGCAACGGCCGGCGCGAACCTCCAAGCGCGGCCGTGTGCTCGTGACCGGGGCCGGCGGGTTCCTCGGCGCGCGAACGGTCGAGCTGCTGCGCGAACGCCACGGATGGGACGTCGTCGCGCTCGTGCGCGAGCCGAAGAGCGCCGCGCGCCTGGTCCAGTGGCCGCAGCAGATCCGGCTCGGCGACGTCTGCTCCCGCGCCGACATGGACCGCGCACTCGAAGGGTGCGACGCCGTCGTGCACTGCGCCGTGGGCACGTCGTGGAAGCCCGAGGAGACGCGACGCGTCACCGTGGACGGCACGCGGGTCGTCGCCGAGGCCGCGCTCGCGGCGGGCGTGTCACGCTTCGTCCACATCAGCACGATGTTCGTGCACCGGCGGGACCGGGGCGACGTCGTGGACGAGTCGACGCCGCTCGAGCCGCCGATCGCCGATCGCTACGCCCAGAACAAGCTCGCCGCCGAGCAGGCCCTGGCGCAGGTGGCCTCGCGGGGGCTGTCCACCGTGATCCTGCGGCCCGCGCGCATCTACGGACCGTTCTCCAAGACCTTCACCGTGCGGCCGCTGCAGGCGATCGCGGACGGCACGTTCGCGATTCGCGGCAACCCCGAGGTTCCGGCGAACATGGTCTACGTGGACAACGTCGTCCATGCCGTCGCCTGCGCGCTCGACGCGCCCGCCGCCGCGAACGGCGGCGCCTTCCTGGTGTCCGAGCCGGACCAACTGTCGTTGGAGGCGTTCTACGCCTACTTCGCCGCCGCCGCAGGACGACCGATCCGCGTGGTGCCGGAACAGCCGGGGGTGACGCGTCCGGCGCCGACGCTGATGGGCCGCTGGATCGGCGGCCTGAAGACGATTGCGCTGGCGCCGGAAGTCCGGGCGCTCGTCCACCGCGTCATGGACACCGATCCGGTCGGCACGCTGCCCCGCCGCCTGTGGGAGGCGTCGCCGGCCATGCAGGCCAGGCTGCTGAAGCTCTTCCGCGTGGACGCGGCCGTGACCTACCGGCCCGCGCCCAGCGCCGGGGCCGCCGACCTCTTGTACTACGGCGACCCTGGCCTGGTTTCCGCCGCCAGAGCCGAACGCGATCTGAAGTACGCCGCGGCCGTACCGCCGGCCCGCGCCATGGCCCTCACGCTCGACTGGGCCATGTACGCCCGCCTGCTGACCCGCGGAACGACGACGACATGA
- a CDS encoding ABC transporter permease, with product MNTLWLDIKEMLREQFEYRELLYRFTTRDIMLRYKQTVMGFAWAIFMPIINTIVFSVIFTRVAPIQTPVPYPLFAYCGLSAWNLFASSVRFSASSLSGNPGLVSKVYFPREIFPFSAILVSLVDFGVATILMAAMMVYYGVMPTAAILLLPVVVLVHLTFTAAVGLIVAVANLYYRDVKYLLELVLTVWMFVSAVLYPTQLMGGTIAAVVRFNPMTPIIDGYRTTLLGVPMADPLAFAVTAVLSALLLLWSWVMFHRSEFTFAENI from the coding sequence ATGAACACGCTCTGGCTCGACATCAAGGAGATGCTGCGCGAGCAGTTCGAGTATCGCGAGCTGCTCTACCGCTTCACGACGCGCGACATCATGCTGCGCTACAAGCAGACCGTGATGGGCTTCGCCTGGGCCATCTTCATGCCGATCATCAACACGATCGTCTTCTCGGTGATCTTCACGCGCGTGGCACCGATCCAGACGCCCGTCCCCTACCCGCTCTTCGCCTATTGCGGGCTCTCGGCGTGGAATCTCTTCGCGTCGTCGGTGCGGTTCTCCGCGAGCTCGCTCAGCGGCAACCCCGGCCTGGTCTCCAAGGTGTACTTCCCGCGCGAGATTTTCCCGTTCTCGGCCATTCTCGTCTCGCTCGTCGACTTCGGCGTCGCCACGATTCTGATGGCCGCCATGATGGTCTACTACGGCGTGATGCCGACCGCCGCGATCCTGCTCCTGCCGGTCGTCGTCCTGGTCCACCTCACGTTCACGGCGGCGGTGGGCCTGATCGTGGCGGTCGCGAACCTGTACTACCGCGACGTGAAGTACCTGCTCGAGCTCGTGCTGACCGTGTGGATGTTCGTGTCCGCCGTGCTCTACCCCACGCAGCTCATGGGCGGCACCATCGCCGCCGTCGTCCGGTTCAATCCGATGACGCCGATCATCGATGGCTACCGGACGACGCTGCTGGGCGTGCCGATGGCGGACCCGCTCGCGTTCGCGGTCACGGCCGTGCTCTCCGCGCTGCTCCTGCTGTGGTCCTGGGTGATGTTCCATCGATCGGAATTCACCTTCGCGGAGAACATCTGA
- a CDS encoding ABC transporter ATP-binding protein, whose protein sequence is MQPHVVFDHVWKKFRTGERHDSLRDLIPAMIKGLARRRPPASELQQQEFWALEDISFEVSPGQALGIIGPNGAGKSTILKLLTRILRPNRGRSEVHGRIGALIEIAAGFHPDLTGRENVFLQGAVMGMTQAEVAARFDEIVEFAGVGQFIDTQIKRYSSGMNARLGFSIAAHLSPDVLIIDEVLSVGDMAFQERCVERMRRFKREGVTIVFVSHNLQAVTELCDAALYLKRQVRAIGPTLSVIDQYVRDAFVAPEQGPAGAELTIASAELVDADGRPVTGAVSPGQRLRLAVEFTNGVPLSELALAFRVLRSTDQLLVYDGQFSQAELGLVLDSPGAFRIDFAFDVNLTRGQYYIDLLVGHSGSQRQLARMTPAGYLTVSETRTWGGVADLDARPSVHAGVRRSLEAAGRSA, encoded by the coding sequence ATGCAGCCCCACGTCGTCTTCGACCATGTGTGGAAGAAGTTCCGGACGGGCGAACGGCACGACAGCCTCCGCGATCTGATTCCTGCGATGATCAAGGGCCTCGCGAGGCGGCGGCCGCCGGCGAGCGAGCTGCAGCAGCAGGAATTCTGGGCGCTCGAAGACATCTCGTTCGAGGTGTCCCCGGGGCAGGCGCTCGGCATCATCGGCCCGAACGGGGCGGGCAAATCCACGATCCTCAAGCTGCTCACCCGCATCTTGAGGCCCAATCGCGGCCGCAGCGAGGTCCACGGCCGGATCGGCGCGCTCATCGAGATCGCCGCGGGGTTCCATCCCGACCTCACGGGACGCGAGAACGTGTTCCTGCAGGGTGCGGTGATGGGCATGACGCAGGCCGAGGTCGCCGCGCGGTTCGACGAGATCGTGGAGTTCGCGGGCGTCGGCCAGTTCATCGACACGCAGATCAAACGGTACTCCTCGGGCATGAACGCGCGGCTCGGCTTCTCGATCGCGGCGCACCTCAGCCCGGACGTCCTGATCATCGACGAGGTGCTGAGCGTCGGCGACATGGCGTTCCAGGAACGCTGCGTCGAGCGCATGCGCCGCTTCAAGCGCGAGGGCGTCACGATCGTCTTCGTCTCGCACAACCTGCAGGCCGTGACCGAGCTGTGCGACGCGGCCCTCTACCTGAAGCGGCAGGTGCGAGCGATCGGCCCGACGCTCTCGGTGATCGATCAGTACGTGCGCGACGCCTTCGTGGCCCCGGAACAGGGGCCGGCGGGCGCGGAACTGACGATCGCGTCCGCCGAGCTCGTCGACGCGGACGGCCGGCCGGTGACCGGCGCCGTCTCGCCCGGACAACGGCTCCGCCTGGCCGTGGAGTTCACGAACGGCGTGCCGCTCTCGGAGCTGGCGCTGGCGTTCAGGGTGCTGCGATCGACCGATCAACTGCTCGTCTACGACGGGCAGTTCTCCCAGGCCGAGCTCGGCCTCGTGCTCGACTCGCCCGGCGCGTTCCGGATCGACTTCGCGTTCGACGTGAACCTCACGCGCGGGCAGTACTACATCGATCTGCTCGTCGGCCACAGCGGCTCGCAACGCCAGCTCGCGCGGATGACGCCGGCTGGATACCTGACGGTGTCGGAGACGCGCACGTGGGGCGGCGTCGCCGACCTCGATGCGCGCCCCTCCGTGCATGCCGGCGTGCGCCGCTCGCTCGAGGCCGCCGGCCGATCCGCGTGA
- a CDS encoding glycosyltransferase family 4 protein, with the protein MKVAVLVRTRIWGGLETHLVGLLAATAARGHEPMLVCVGDETRMLFARHCPDLSAEVVTIPDHGSRGWAWHREFRRLGVDACVFEKGTLHTGSLAMEVGLRLACPAFATIEQLEPPVLAEGGVRRRVNGIVPGIGLWRARARAAGWLRSLAPRRIICITEAVRGALATTYRFPDRKMVVVHNGVDVSRYRPAPALRSEARAQLGIPPGVFVFGSMCRLIHDKGVDVALQAFASSKVRSASSPCWYVVAGDGSERAALERLARDLHIADRVRFVGFLGDTARFYAAVDTFLVPSRIEAQGIVVLEAMASGCDLIASRVGGIPEMIPGDSVATLVRPDDHEAWANAMADAVVRSATDRGTRASAAADHVSKHFAADRQYAAVLSIVESLAGHPPRSGAR; encoded by the coding sequence ATGAAGGTCGCGGTTCTCGTCCGCACGCGGATCTGGGGCGGGCTGGAAACCCATCTGGTCGGATTGCTCGCCGCCACGGCGGCGCGCGGGCACGAGCCGATGCTCGTGTGCGTGGGTGATGAGACCAGGATGCTCTTCGCTCGACACTGCCCGGACCTTTCCGCCGAGGTGGTGACCATTCCCGATCACGGCTCCCGCGGTTGGGCGTGGCATCGCGAGTTCCGTCGCCTCGGTGTCGACGCGTGTGTGTTCGAGAAGGGGACGCTCCACACCGGCTCGCTGGCGATGGAAGTCGGCCTTCGGCTGGCGTGTCCTGCCTTTGCCACGATCGAGCAGCTCGAGCCGCCCGTCCTGGCCGAAGGAGGCGTGCGACGACGTGTGAACGGCATCGTCCCGGGCATCGGCCTCTGGCGGGCCCGCGCGCGCGCCGCCGGATGGCTCAGGTCCCTCGCACCGCGCCGGATCATCTGCATCACGGAGGCCGTGCGGGGAGCGCTGGCGACGACCTATCGTTTCCCCGACCGCAAGATGGTCGTCGTTCACAACGGCGTCGACGTCAGCCGGTATCGGCCGGCTCCGGCGCTTCGCTCGGAGGCGCGAGCACAGCTCGGCATTCCTCCCGGCGTCTTCGTCTTCGGGTCGATGTGTCGACTGATCCACGACAAGGGCGTAGACGTCGCCCTCCAAGCGTTCGCGTCCTCGAAGGTTCGGAGCGCCTCCTCGCCGTGCTGGTACGTCGTCGCCGGCGACGGATCGGAACGGGCCGCACTGGAACGGTTGGCTCGCGACCTTCACATCGCAGACCGCGTGAGATTCGTCGGATTCCTCGGCGACACGGCGCGCTTCTACGCCGCCGTCGACACGTTCCTCGTTCCGAGCCGCATCGAGGCGCAGGGGATCGTCGTCCTCGAAGCGATGGCATCGGGATGCGACCTCATCGCCTCTCGAGTGGGTGGGATTCCCGAGATGATTCCGGGCGACAGCGTCGCGACCCTCGTGCGGCCGGACGATCACGAGGCGTGGGCCAACGCGATGGCGGACGCAGTCGTACGCAGCGCAACCGACCGCGGCACACGTGCGAGCGCCGCGGCCGATCACGTCTCGAAGCACTTCGCCGCCGATCGGCAATACGCGGCCGTGCTGTCGATCGTGGAGTCGTTGGCGGGTCATCCGCCGCGGTCCGGGGCCCGATGA